The nucleotide window GTGATGAAGGGTCCAGggtacaattaaaaacaacaccacaagaaaactaaataaaacaaagtggGAGCTACATTCAAATGAGCCATTGTAACATATTTGCAATCACACACATGTTAAACATTCAGTGATAATTCAAACACATGACATAACTTTTCAACATTGATTTATAACCTGACACTGTGAGAGAAAAACCTgggttttctttatatatattttttaattggccttgaaatgtattatttctcCATGTATACCTTGCATATTGACTTCTGTAGTACAATTTCAAAtgcaatagtaaaaaaaaatactaaagaaGGTTAATAATTTGTCCAGCCTGGAGAATTTCTCCCTCTGCttttgagacttttttttttttttttacaaataactGCTTGTGTTTATTAGGTTATTTTCCTTGAGAAAGCTTTCTACCATTTCCAGTCAATTCAGTTCATGAGCTCAGAATGAGAATGAGTGAGCGAGAATCCAGCACACCTACAGCGCTCAGAGGCTGAGCGATGTGTCAGTAATGCTCACTCAGGGGCCGGCTAGGTCTGATGAAGGACAGAGTCTAGCGTCTGAACAGGTGGCCTCTCAGAGAGGATTCTACGTGATGAATGACACCCAGGCAGTAATCAACACAGTGACACTGATACTAGCACAGGCTTTTGCTATTAGTAAACATCTGGAAATGAAGGCTGTTAACATTACATCTGAAACTGACTTTTGCATTATTGAGTTAATGAACAGCTGGTGAACCACAGTGTTGATCCTGCAAAGAAGTTCAATACACCAAACAGAGTgtttgaaaagaaaacatgTAGCTGTGTAGACTGAAAATCCTAGTTTCCTAAACAGTGAACAATGAACCAGCTTTCATTCAGTGGCAGATATTCTTCAGTTTATCCACTCACATGCATTGGTTAGCTGGCAGGTCAAGGCAGGTCACTGGAGCAGAGACTAGCTACAATACATTAATTCATgaatggcaattttttttttaacatacttttgtagattttcttttcatttacacaCTTGTCAGGCATGGCTTGAAAAGccatttgtctgttttttttgtcttttttatttttatttttcaaagacAAATGGACAGACAAGTATGCATTGTTTCTCTCTGAATAAAAATGGAtctagtcaaatgtaagctatGAATCAAAACATAACCACTACAAATGATCTTATGTTCAGAAACCTTTCCTCATTGGCAAATCATTAAGAGCAAACTGTTGTTCCCATTCAGTTATACTCAATGCATGTTAAAATTCAGTCAGGTTTTCCTTTGTAAGCAAAGACTTTTATGTAGTAGGACTTTtgcaaattttaatttaataccCCTGgagtaaaataattatttggtcAGTGTGAAAGCTGTCATGGCTTTGCAGCACCTCTTCTCTGTACCTCTGATGGACCTGCTTGCTACCATCCACATTCTTTTATGTACCTAGAAACTTTGAAGATGTGACATGGCCATTATAGCTAATTAATAAAGTCAGCACTCCAAGGCTTCTGGTGCTGCTACAGAAGTGGTGACCAAATATTGATTCATACTTAGGTAAAGGTCAGTGGCAGAGCCATGATTAGAATAAATGGAAGATGAAAGTATTACCAATGCATTCACATGAAAGTGATATCATGTGAAAGAGATAaatagaggaaaagagagagagagagagagagagagagagagagagagagagagagagagagagcagtagTGGGCAGGACATGCATGAGGAGTGTACTGCTCATTAGAGGGGTTATACCCTAAGTGAGGCATCTAAGTGTTCTACATACTAAAATAACCTCTGGCTGACCCCTCACTGATTGGTCCAGTTACACACACCCCTTTTCAGAATGCAACTATCTACAAATTATCACCATGAAGAGGAAATTTTGACCACAACAACAATCTTTAATTGtgcaacaaaaatatataaagcttTGAGATTTTAAAGTAAGTATAATACATCAATATGCACAATCCTCATGTGTGTCATCTGTTTCTGTCCGCTTAAAAAAATGATTCTTTAGACttggttgaaataaaaaaaaataaaaaaacatttgccattTGGATTTTGTGTAAGGTGTCAATCTGTTGCTGTGTCCCATATGCTCTGCTCCCAGTCCCTAACCCACCCTTCATCAGcttcttctttcttcatttcttcacAGGATTTATGTGAAGTTGAACAGAAATGACATTGGGCAGTGTGGAGTACTTCTAAATCCTAAACACCTCAGTGGGTTTATTAGAGactgtgaaacaaaacaaacagtgcgtgcgtgtgtgtgtgtgtgtgtgtgtgtgtgtgtgtgtgtgtgtgtgtgtgtgtgtgtgtgtgtgtggcttgatCTATTTTCCACTATGACTCTCAGAATGAGATGGCCAGAATCATACTTTCAccttaaaatttaaaaaaatgtgtatactgTGTTTTGCAAGCTTTTGTTTGTAGACGATAGTTCAATTTATCAAACTGTGAGACCTTCTCAATGTGTCACAATTGTCACAAAAGTTGTGAACTCAAATCCATACATAAAAGGGACTATGATGTAAATCCAGGTGACTGCATGACCCATTCACTTTATGTAGTACCATATACcatttaccattttaaaaatAGGTAGACATTCCTAATGGGtgctaatttaattaaatcagtAATTTAATGGGGAGTTTTGTTTTAGgaataaaaaacttttgaatGACATCACTTTTAATAATGCTTATGTTTATGCTCCAATTCTGTGATTTTAAGATATGTTTGGATATCTTTAATCACAGAATTGACAAGTAGATTCTTATTTGTTCAGGGTTTGAAACAATCTATTTGCAAAATAACTGACAATCTAGAGATAACATAAATCAGAAGAATGACCATATCAGATCAAACCTCCATTTAATGAAAACATGTATGTAAATGGTGTACAGATGAAGTGCATTCTGAGTCCAAAACTCTCAGGTCCTGTGAGATATGCATACAATTATTCTAGTGCAACAATTCCAAAACACTGACACTCTCATGTGCTTTCCAGCTATTTGTATAtttagagggggaaaaaataaatcactacaATATGTACATAGAAAATAAGTAGCAATATTAGTAGTCGTGTTTTGCTGATTCTCTTAGATAGATACACATTTACATATCAACACAGTTTCTGCATAGTGCTTTCAACATCACAAAGCAGTCTTCATTTGTTCAACATGTCTGTGTGAAAACAGACacatttctttcaaattttCATTTCACTGGACGATCCAAGATCTAAGACATATACTGAATTTAGTCGATATagcatataaaacaaaaactagCGATATTGAAATCATAGACGAGTCTGCTGTGAAAAATACATTGAAAGTCATGCTGTACTGTAGTTAGCCTACCATAAAATACCTGTTTACCTGGCCAGATCATTGCATTAACTACATCCAGCAATCACTCAGTGTGTCATTAGCAGAATTTCTCAGCATGTTAAAAGGTTTAGGTGTTACACAGCAGATATGGTATGAATCAGTCAGCAACAAGCAAGCAAATGTACCACACTGCACCAGGATTATGACATGACACTGGACCTTTAACCAATATACTGCAGCTAATGTACCACAGGCTTACAATAAGATTATTTACCTACACGTTTTTACTGCTAATACAGAGCAGTTCATCAATCTTTCTCACAAGACATGTCCTACAACAGAAACCAAGTGGGTTATTCAAGTTTTTGGTAAAGATATTGTTTTACATCATTCATGTAAAAGCAGGAGGCAGCTGCTTAGGTAGAAATCTTTTGGGGCAGCATTTTTGCTCATCCAAGGTAAAGACTGTCCCATTTGGAAGGCAGCATAAACAGGTACAAACTGTTTggccagatttaaaggcagcagCAGAGATTCAGAGCAGCAACGTTTCATAATCAGCtcttttaatacaaaaatgtttCTAGTTGCCAGACTAAGTTTCCATGAATGCTTGAGATATTTGCAAATCAACCTGACCCTAAACCTTCCCTGACCAACCATAGCTTAGCTTATAACTAGAAACAACAACCGTGACAGACTGTCAAGACTAAGAATATAGGTGTGCATGCAGGGCTTGTCAATCGAGTAGACAATTAAACAGTATGGAAGACTGCATCATTACTTGAGGTACAGTCAGGTGCTTTAGGAGGGATATCGaggatatggatggatggacttcTGTTTGCTGGATTCCCCTGACTATTTTCTTATCCCAGATAGGATTTGATAAACAGCTTGCCACTGCTTAaccaaattaattaaatattgagAGTTGTGGTAATTGGACTAGTGCTTGCTAGCTAGCATTAGTGCGACTGTTAACTATAGGCAGCAGGTTAAACGAGGCACAATGGGCCCTTTCCACAattccacacaaaaaaacctcTATTGTTACATTTCTTGACATATCTGAGCATGTCacaaagctggggtcagagagcagggtcagccatgatatagcACTGCTGGAGCAGAGATtcttagggccttgctcatgggtccaacagtggcagcttggcactGCTAAAGCTTGAATCCTGACCTTCAggttagtaacccagagcttttaACCATTGCACCATCCAGCAATAAGTTTGTGTTTAGAATATTTAAGTGAGCAAAACCAGGGAAATGCAAAGCAAGCGTATTAACCTAAAGTGGTATACTATAAAAATAGTGTTAGtataatgtaaatgaaacttaaacagcaaaaaaaaaacaagatgacCATATACGGAAGAGATGGATTATGACAGATTGCCATCCTTCATACTTTTCTGAGTAGCCAGAGAAGCTACATGTGAaagctatacacacacacacacacacacacacacacacacacacacacacacacacacacacaaaggcagcCAGGAATATGACCAATTGCAATATAAAGGAATGTACAAAGAAACAAGTGTAATGGACAGTGCACAATATGTTTAAAGTTGAATACGTGCAAGGACATGCGTGTAACACAGTAAGATGACACAAAAAcagatgtgtgtaaaaaaaaaaaaaaaaaggagcataCTGTAAATGCCatatgatttataaatataaagtaatgcAAATATGTATACCgatacaaatacatacaaaagaAACATGAAACAGTATAGCATAAGGAATCACCTAATCATGACTATGGGTGTCCTCTGCTTCCTGAACATATGCTACATATTACATATCTTGCTTATAGCCAGATTTCACCATTACACACTTTGAGGGGTTTGTGCCAGTGCAATAACGTTGTGTGTAACTCTTTGCatatttgtgtatgtttctaaATAAGGTAAACTCGTCATTGTGCCATTTGTTAGGTTCACCCCACTAAACCATACGTAAAACATGGGGCTCTGTGGAAAGAGTCCATTAGGATTAAGCAAATATTATGCACACACAACATTTGATGGGAGCCCAAAATGCAGTACATAATAAAACTTTTCGGTTAAAATGCTGCctaacacacagagagaagatAAATCTAGGTTATCTACTAAGGCAGCTGCCTTCTGAATGGGGCACGGCAATGAACAATGATTTAACGTGGATTTAAGGAGGCATATGAACTTTATTAGGCCTACCAGCGATTACCAATGAATATTTGAAGCCTAATTTTTGTGAACATTATTGCACATAGTAGTGATTTAATTTCCATAATTACAATGCATCTTACAGAGAGACTTCGTTGTTAACTACAGAAGCAACAACTTACAGTACAAATAACTGCTTTGGCGATTGACGAGTGATGATTTGTTCTTCAGTGTTCTTCTCAGTGATTATATCGCTTGTCCTTCAAGTGTGTGACTTTTTAATTAGATGGAGACATGGACCATCCTGCCCACACAATGTTAGACTAACATGTTTAAGGTGAATGGCATAGATGAGGGTGTGTGTCACCAGACACTGGAGGAGAGACTTGAGGTTGAAAAGGAAAACTGAATGTGAAAAGGAGGACGTGGGTTGAAAAAGCCTGGGAAGAGAAGCAAAGCTTGTGTCTTAATCAGCGTAGATGATAAAGCCAGAGAAGGTGctatatttgttgttgttgcctcCATGTGCTTTGCCGCCATCCAGTTTGATGTACACTTCATCCCCAGGCTCTAGGTGCAGAACTGCGCTGTTACTGGCATAGTCGTAATTCTGGTCTGCATCCTGTGCAATGGCGCTTGCACGAACCTGTGGAGGGAAAATACCAGTTAGTGACACTCCTTAGAGTAATACAAAGTCATTATGTATTTCCTCTAATGTCTCATTCGTTGACTAAACAAGATAATTGCCTGGGAATAAAATAGCAGACTTTTCAATATTGCTCCAAGTTGTCAATTTTTAGCACCATGGTCAGCACCACAGAGCCCAGTATCCCTGCTCTTACCAACTCATTGATTTACAATATTACTgattcattattatcatcatattAAATCACTATCACTGTATGACTGCATTACTATATctctgtataaatatattgttatatcAGTGTATCACTGTATTAATATATCACTATGTAATTGTATCGCTGCATCAGCaccattcagattttttttcacaaacaaGATGCACAATCTATTCTGATGAAAATCAACATACAAAAATGATCCACACCACCCTATAAATCGTATAAATCTTTCTTAATTTAGAAAAACAAccgcataaataaataaaataaaaaaaatcacaccacTGTCAGTAATTTAAGGGTGTAATTAGCTCTAATAGAAATAGGCCTTTAATTACCCTAAGGAAAATTTGAAAATGCctcattattaatttattcgtATAAATTTTCATAGAtcaaggtttattttttttttattcatcatagAGGTCCAAGTACCACACTGAAGATGGGAAAAACTGTGTCTtctacacaacaacaaaaaaaaaaagcctaaagaCTTGGTTGATACATTACATAGTGTCTCTATCCCATGTCATGGtggcatttttaataataataatttacaataataataataataataataataataataataataattgcagaaAAAAAGTATGATGGGGGGATTTTAGGTCTGTATGTGGCAATACTTTTGTCACtgtaagtaaaaagaaaagaggaaaaatagcAGGAAAGGGCATATGaaaactggtaaaaaaaaatactgaccATTGAAAATCTGatcttattataataaacatgaatactTTTAGAACACGggttaaacaaataataaattataagaaAAAACACAGTTTGAACTCACACCTGGGTATTTTTGCAGAGGTCTGCCCACATGCTGGTACCGTCTCCACCCCGCATCAGCACATGGTAGGTAAAGAAATAGATCCCCGGTATTGAGCAGGTAAACTTCCCTGTGGTCGGGTCATAGTGATTCCCCAGATTAGTGACCACGTCGTCGAACTTAAGCACCTCGTAGCCCTCATGCTGCTTCTTAAGGCCCGCGTAAAAGGCGATTTTTGGCACGGTGCTGTATGTAGCAGCACTGATTGCGCCAGCGCTGTTCGGCCCCGGTGGTCCTGGTAAACCTGGCCGTCCCGGGTCTCCACGCTCTCCAGGCGGGCCTGCGGGTCCTGGTGGACCCGGCTCTCCAGGCGGGCCCCGCGGTCCCGTCTTCCCGGGCCGTCCCGGCTCTCCTTTTGGCCCTTGGATAAAGGTGGGCAATGACTGCACGAGACCGGTGTCGCGCGCCGCCGTGTCTGCCGTGGCCGTGCTGCTCGGGGATTTGGTGCCGTACGGATCGCACACCATCCTGCACGTGCCGAGCATCTCGTAATGTGCCGAAGTGCCGGCCGAGTTCACCAGCACCGGGATGAGCACGACCAGCACGAGCACCATGACCACTCCGAGCACCCCGGCCGCGATCAACCGCTTCCTGCCGACCAGTCTCGTCAGCGCGGGACGCTCCTCCTGTCTGCTTTTGGGCGAAATCTTGCTGGTTGGTGAGGGAGCcccttaagaaaaaaaacaacaacctatTGGCtttgttgttaatgttaatgaACCTGCTTGGGCTGGGCCCAAACAGCTCTTTTCCTTCTCCCTCTTAACTTTTTTTGTGCTGATGTTTGCTTATTTAAGTCTCCTTAGAAAGTTTCTCAGGCTTCCCCAGGCCTATCTCTCTCTACCCGGTGTTAGTTTAGAAAATACTTCCTTCACCATCTCAAACAGCCTGTAACGCATGTAAATCTCCACCGCCACGTGGGGGGAAAAGTCACACGATGCTTCTGTATCCTAAAAAACGCGCAGGTATCCTCCTTTTTAAAGTCTTCTCCCGTGCGTAAAGGCAGGATGAGGAGGCATGGGCACGGCGCGGAGCGCACACTTGGCTTTCAGAGCGATGTAGAGATGCTGTGAGCGCGGAGAGCTGAGAGCGCAGCATAAAGATTGAGAgcgaaggagggagggagaaccCGAGAGCACTCTACTAACAAgctagaaaaagaaaacactggccGCCACCCTTCCCATTCTTCCTTGGCTCGAAATACGCAACGAAAGGAACTATAACACATAATTATAACTTATCCTTAATTATATGCACAgcaaggaaaaaacaacaatagcTTGAATAAACATATTCattggctctctctctctctctctctctctctctctctctctctctccagtttatatatatatatatatatatatatatatatatataattattgatgCTAATTCAACACTAACTTTATTTAACTGTCtgtgaattaattatttaattattgaattCATTAATACCTTATTGTATGTTAAAGTTCACTAAGCTAATGTGTATTgcattactgtattattgtacACTGctatgtggggaaaaaaatgcacaaatcaGGAGTTTGTACTTATGGCTTGTTCTCTGAGCATTCTCTGAGAAGGTAACAGAGCGATCATGAACATGACACCTTTGCCAATAGTGGACTGGCAAGTGATGTATTGCACCTCCAAAACACAAGGAGAAATCATTTCCTGAGGATCGACTCTTACTCACAAACAATCACTTGCTGCAGTAATTTTGTTTCTTCTGATTGTCCTCCAAATTTGTcatcttgtttatttaaaataacgaGGCAGACATGATAAAAAGTGGTCCAAATACATCACACCATTTACAGCCATCACAAATTTGGTAATTATATTCCGattgtttaaatattatgtGTATGAAACTGTATTGGGTGACATTGCACTAGGTTCTATACAGCTTGGGTTGtattctgtaaatgtatttagcACCAAATACAAAAGAGATACAAGCACATTATAAACTGTCCTGTACTGTCCAGTGACGTGTGAGGGCAGAGGGTTTGGGGAGGGTGCAGTGCATCATGCCTGTTTGTATACTTTTGGCAATCAGACATGCTGTCCTGAAGTAAATGCCTATTCCTTTGGGTTATAATGCTTGCTGTATAGGGCTTTGCGGATTGCACAGACCTCGCCTGCTTGGTAAGATTGCTCTGTGGACACAAGTTCTGTGGCAATATCCGATTGAGTTGTTCTCAGGAGGTTATGTTCAAGTGTCACTGCCAAAACCACACAGTGACACCTCAGcgttaatatatattttctaatcTTGGTTAGAAAAAATTGAATGCACACTGGTTCATAAGATTTTACATTTGGCTTTTAATATTTGGattcacacactttacacagtAAATCTTGAAATGTACACGGATAAAACATTAATTGGCATCTGACTTGACAGTGAAAGCGAGACCCGGCTTTTAAAAGCCCTGGAAAACTTGTCTGTCTCCATGAAACCAGTTCAGTATCATGTAATTGTCAGTCAGTCAGCAATGGTGCTGGATTAAGAATAAAAacatatctcacacacacacacacacacaccactgaacCCTGGAGATTAAACAAAAAGTGTAAAAggacatttattttactttttaacaaTAATATCCATACATTTCCATTATTTAGTTATAAAGTTTATCCAATAATAACTGATTATAGATACATGACTGGTTAGACCAAAGTGtgattaatgcatttaatgaattaTAAGTGAACTCTTTTGACTCTGACCTTAGATTGTATTCTGAACAGGACCGGTTATTGTCTACTGACCTGCCTTCCTTCGATGGCATGGAGCATATTCTCTAGCAGTACAGCTTTCCCTCACCTCCATAAATCAACGGGTAAAAATCAATGGGTTTGGTTAACCTGGCAGCCACTGTGTCTGTGGGACTGTGGGATGCATAGACAAAAAGTTTGTATCCCTTTATATACGAGGCTGCAAGCGAAACTATACCAAACCATACAAACAGAAAAGTCATCACATCGACCAAAATCTACACGGCTTCTTGCAATAGCTTTGACTTTGGGTGGGGAAAAGTACACAAAATGATTACTTTGAAAGGTCAGTGAGTAATTGGTGTCAGAGTCAGATATGTGGCATGCATAATGATCCATTGCCACcaagtcatttttaaacctcAATATCCCATTTGCTGTTGACACTGACAGAAGGATTGGACAGACCAAGATAAGAAGCCAGAGaggcgggttttttttttttgggcagcCAAAGAGATTGATTGTGTGAAGGTCCAGTTTTGTAATGAATAGTCCAGAGTTTGGTGCTACCCTAACTTTCAAATCACAAGTTTATTTCTTCCAACTGCTAAACAAAGA belongs to Silurus meridionalis isolate SWU-2019-XX chromosome 4, ASM1480568v1, whole genome shotgun sequence and includes:
- the c1ql3a gene encoding complement C1q-like protein 3, which translates into the protein MVLVLVVLIPVLVNSAGTSAHYEMLGTCRMVCDPYGTKSPSSTATADTAARDTGLVQSLPTFIQGPKGEPGRPGKTGPRGPPGEPGPPGPAGPPGERGDPGRPGLPGPPGPNSAGAISAATYSTVPKIAFYAGLKKQHEGYEVLKFDDVVTNLGNHYDPTTGKFTCSIPGIYFFTYHVLMRGGDGTSMWADLCKNTQVRASAIAQDADQNYDYASNSAVLHLEPGDEVYIKLDGGKAHGGNNNKYSTFSGFIIYAD